A segment of the Sphingomonas cannabina genome:
CGTGGAGGGCCGCCCAGCCGCCGAGCAGCGGAGCGAGCACCGCCGCCGCCTGCATCCATACTGGGCTGGGAAGCTGGATGACGTTGGCGATACCGCCAGCCGCGATCACGACCGCCACGATCCACGTCGCCGGCGGCCAGCCGGCGATGCGGAGCGCGATATGGCCGCCCACGAGCGCTCCGAGAAACCAGGCGAGCGCGACCAGCAGCTTGAGCGCGAGCGGCACCCCTTCGACATAGACCGCGAGCGCAGCCTTGTCGGTCATGTCGAGGCTGGCAGGCGGCGGCGCGATCCAGTGCCCGATCATCTCGACGACGAAGATCACCAGCATCGCGGCGACGATGCCGGCGATCACTCCTAGCAGCTTGCGCATTGTCGGTCCCTCCCTGCGCCGCCCGCTTCTACATTATTTCACGCCAGCGATCACGCGGAGGATGCACGGCAGTTGCATCGGCGCCGTACGCGCCTAACTTCTGCGCCCATGCCCCCCGCCTCCCCCGCCGGCGGCGCCGAACGCCCCCTGATCGGCACGCTCCGGCGCTTCCTTCCTTATCTGTGGCCGCCCGGCGAGCCGATGCTCAAGGCGCGTATCGTCGGGGCGCTCGTGTTCGTGTTGCTGTCCAAGATCGTGCAGGTCTATGGCGCTCCCTTTGCGCTGCAGGGCGCGGTCGACCGCATGGCGAGCGGGCCCCGCGACGCGGTCACCCTCGTCGTGCTGCTGGTGATCGGCTATGCCGCGGCGCGGTTCGGCACGATCGTGTTCGACAATCTGCGCAATGCGATATTCGAGCGCGTCGGCCAGGATGCGACGCGGCGGCTGGCGGCGGCGGTGTTCCGCCATCTCCACGACCTGTCGCTGCGCTTCCATCTCGAGCGACGCACCGGCGCGGTCACCAAGGTGGTCGAGCGCGGCACCAAGAGCATCGACACGATGCTCTACTTCCTCCTGTTCAACATCGCGCCGACCGTGCTCGAGCTCGGCCTCGTCCTCCAGATCTTCGCCAGCCGCTTCGGCTGGTGGCTGGTCGCGGGCACGCTGGTGATGGTCGCGCTCTACATCGTCTTCACCCGCGTGGTGACCGACTGGCGCGCGAAGCTCAGGGAGACGATGAACGACCTCGACACCGGCGCGGTCGCCCATGCGGTCGATTCGCTGCTCAACTTCGAGACCGTCAAATATTTCAACGCCGAGGACCGCGAAGCGCGCCGTTACGAGCGTGCGGTCGCCGCCTACGCCAATGCCGCGGTCAAGAGCGAGAATTCGCTGGCGTGGCTCAACATCGGCCAGGCCTTCATCACCAACGCGATGCTGGCGGGCGGCATGGCGCTGGTCGCCTATGGCTGGGCGCGGGGCGAGTTCTCGCCGGGCGAGGTGGTGCTGGTGTCGACCCTCTTGTCGCAGCTGTTCCGGCCGCTCGACCTGCTCGGCATGGTCTATCGCAC
Coding sequences within it:
- a CDS encoding ABCB family ABC transporter ATP-binding protein/permease, which codes for MPPASPAGGAERPLIGTLRRFLPYLWPPGEPMLKARIVGALVFVLLSKIVQVYGAPFALQGAVDRMASGPRDAVTLVVLLVIGYAAARFGTIVFDNLRNAIFERVGQDATRRLAAAVFRHLHDLSLRFHLERRTGAVTKVVERGTKSIDTMLYFLLFNIAPTVLELGLVLQIFASRFGWWLVAGTLVMVALYIVFTRVVTDWRAKLRETMNDLDTGAVAHAVDSLLNFETVKYFNAEDREARRYERAVAAYANAAVKSENSLAWLNIGQAFITNAMLAGGMALVAYGWARGEFSPGEVVLVSTLLSQLFRPLDLLGMVYRTIRQGVIDMGAMFDLIDTPSEVVDAPGAPPLTVMQGHVRFEDVRFGYDDDRLILKGIDLDIPAGATVAVVGPSGAGKSTLARLLYRFYDLTGGRITIDDQDIALVTQRSLRAAIGIVPQDTVLFNDTIGYNIAYGREGAGESEIQAAARGAAIAGFIEGLPDGYETRVGERGLKLSGGEKQRVAIARTLVKDPPILILDEATSALDSRTEAEIQATLEDIEAGRTTIVIAHRLSTVVHADQIVVLEAGRVAERGTHAELLRRNGLYAEMWARQAAEQEAAIAAE